One Spea bombifrons isolate aSpeBom1 chromosome 1, aSpeBom1.2.pri, whole genome shotgun sequence DNA window includes the following coding sequences:
- the LOC128472977 gene encoding uncharacterized protein LOC128472977, producing MGCTCCKMLERPEPGERQLKGYVNEAHSFNEYDRSKLPTVKISDLVHEEPNRFIDSHDLFNGTEKTNHKHDTPVTNGPSTIASQCPILNNNTIGETKEYENYSTETDSSKGNSEGRESIEHASPCENNSFCENVISIVNSDLLLNPYDVTADSDTPNAHADDDKDHILETPNEPSLVAHLIQRISSRVSKIGLENEKQNEETSQYEELHPDVAEALAVLDSVIEQFENEKLEI from the exons ATGGGGTGCACGTGCTGCAAAATGCTGGAGAG ACCCGAACCAGGCGAACGACAGCTAAAAGGATATGTCAATGAAGCACACAGTTTCAATGAGTACGACCGCTCAAAGCTACCAACAGTGAAGATTAGTGATCTTGTGCATGAAGAGCCCAACAGATTCATTGATTCACATGATCTCTTCAACGGAACTGAAAAGACTAATCATAAACACGATACGCCTGTTACAAATGGACCGTCAACGATAGCTTCTCAATGCCCTATTTTAAATAACAACACAATAGGAGAAACCAAAGAATATGAAAATTACTCCACAGAGACTGATTCCTCAAAAGGAAACTCCGAAGGGCGAGAATCCATTGAACATGCATCTCCATGTGAAAATAATTCCTTTTGTGAAAACGTCATAAGCATTGTAAATTCTGACTTACTGCTAAACCCCTATGATGTCACTGCTGATTCTGACACTCCGAATGCACACGCTGATGATGATAAAGACCACATCCTGGAAACACCAAACGAGCCTTCTTTAGTAGCTCACCTAATCCAGAGAATTTCATCGAGGGTTTCAAAAATAGGCTtagaaaatgagaaacaaaaTGAGGAGACATCCCAATACGAGGAGCTCCATCCAGATGTGGCCGA